A genomic window from Lycium barbarum isolate Lr01 chromosome 4, ASM1917538v2, whole genome shotgun sequence includes:
- the LOC132635232 gene encoding probable purine permease 11 isoform X1, protein MDSSTQQVELQIPESSRQISEDDTNQQQQLPKRSNKHYGWWFRIFIYITFLIVGQSAATLLGRFYYDQGGNSKWMATFVQSAGFPILIPLFFLFKSPKKIVSSSPEKPSKSSLFLLYVFFGLLLAGDNLMYSYGLLYLPVSSYSLICASQLAFNCLFSFLLNAQKFTALILNSVVIVTISAALLAVHSESDTSTKLSVGKYIIGFVCTVAASATYALYLSLLEVTFKRVIKSETFDTILKMQIFPSFVATCVCVVGLYASGELRNLTAEMNDFRKGEISYLMTLVWTAVLWQICSVGLLGLIFEVSSLFSNVISTLGLPAVPVFAVIFFHDKMDGEKVIALLLALWGFLSYVYQNYLDDSKAKCSKSEDSEANITH, encoded by the exons ATGGACTCTTCTACTCAGCAAGTGGAGCTGCAAATCCCAG AATCAAGCAGGCAGATATCAGAAGATGAtacaaatcagcagcaacaacttCCAAAAAGATCCAATAAGCACTATGGATGGTGGTTTAGAATATTTATATACATCACTTTCCTAATTGTTGGCCAATCTGCGGCTACACTTTTAGGAAGATTTTACTATGATCAAGGTGGAAATAGTAAATGGATGGCAACATTTGTTCAATCAGCTGGTTTCCCAATCCTGATTCCACTTTTCTTTCTCTTTAAATCTCCGAAAAAAATCGTGTCTTCATCACCCGAAAAACCTTCAAAATCTTCCCTTTTTCTCCTCTATGTGTTTTTTGGCCTATTGTTAGCAGGTGACAATTTGATGTACTCATATGGACTATTATACCTTCCTGTCTCAAGTTATTCCCTCATTTGTGCATCTCAATTAGCCTTCAATTGCCTGTTTTCGTTCCTACTAAACGCGCAAAAATTCACAGCTTTAATTCTCAACTCTGTTGTGATTGTCACAATttcagctgcattattagcagTTCATTCTGAATCTGACACTAGTACAAAATTATCCGTTGGGAAATATATAATCGGATTTGTCTGCACGGTGGCTGCATCAGCAACCTACGCGTTATACCTCTCTTTATTAGAAGTAACATTCAAGAGGGTGATAAAAAGTGAGACATTTGATACAATTTTGAAGATGCAAATTTTTCCGTCATTCGTAGCAACTTGTGTTTGTGTTGTGGGGCTATACGCGAGCGGTGAATTAAGAAATCTGACAGCAGAGATGAACGATTTTCGCAAGGGGGAAATTTCGTATTTGATGACATTAGTTTGGACTGCTGTACTATGGCAGATTTGTTCTGTTGGTTTGTTGGGGTTGATATTTGAGGTGTCTTCATTGTTCTCCAATGTGATTAGTACTTTGGGTTTGCCTGCTGTGCCAGTTTTTGCTGTGATTTTCTTCCATGATAAAATGGATGGCGAAAAGGTTATAGCATTGTTGCTTGCTCTTTGGGGATTTCTATCTTATGTATATCAGAATTATCTTGATGACTCCAAAGCCAAATGTTCAAAATCTGAGGACAGTGAAGCCAATATTACTCATTGA
- the LOC132635232 gene encoding probable purine permease 11 isoform X2 has translation MATFVQSAGFPILIPLFFLFKSPKKIVSSSPEKPSKSSLFLLYVFFGLLLAGDNLMYSYGLLYLPVSSYSLICASQLAFNCLFSFLLNAQKFTALILNSVVIVTISAALLAVHSESDTSTKLSVGKYIIGFVCTVAASATYALYLSLLEVTFKRVIKSETFDTILKMQIFPSFVATCVCVVGLYASGELRNLTAEMNDFRKGEISYLMTLVWTAVLWQICSVGLLGLIFEVSSLFSNVISTLGLPAVPVFAVIFFHDKMDGEKVIALLLALWGFLSYVYQNYLDDSKAKCSKSEDSEANITH, from the coding sequence ATGGCAACATTTGTTCAATCAGCTGGTTTCCCAATCCTGATTCCACTTTTCTTTCTCTTTAAATCTCCGAAAAAAATCGTGTCTTCATCACCCGAAAAACCTTCAAAATCTTCCCTTTTTCTCCTCTATGTGTTTTTTGGCCTATTGTTAGCAGGTGACAATTTGATGTACTCATATGGACTATTATACCTTCCTGTCTCAAGTTATTCCCTCATTTGTGCATCTCAATTAGCCTTCAATTGCCTGTTTTCGTTCCTACTAAACGCGCAAAAATTCACAGCTTTAATTCTCAACTCTGTTGTGATTGTCACAATttcagctgcattattagcagTTCATTCTGAATCTGACACTAGTACAAAATTATCCGTTGGGAAATATATAATCGGATTTGTCTGCACGGTGGCTGCATCAGCAACCTACGCGTTATACCTCTCTTTATTAGAAGTAACATTCAAGAGGGTGATAAAAAGTGAGACATTTGATACAATTTTGAAGATGCAAATTTTTCCGTCATTCGTAGCAACTTGTGTTTGTGTTGTGGGGCTATACGCGAGCGGTGAATTAAGAAATCTGACAGCAGAGATGAACGATTTTCGCAAGGGGGAAATTTCGTATTTGATGACATTAGTTTGGACTGCTGTACTATGGCAGATTTGTTCTGTTGGTTTGTTGGGGTTGATATTTGAGGTGTCTTCATTGTTCTCCAATGTGATTAGTACTTTGGGTTTGCCTGCTGTGCCAGTTTTTGCTGTGATTTTCTTCCATGATAAAATGGATGGCGAAAAGGTTATAGCATTGTTGCTTGCTCTTTGGGGATTTCTATCTTATGTATATCAGAATTATCTTGATGACTCCAAAGCCAAATGTTCAAAATCTGAGGACAGTGAAGCCAATATTACTCATTGA